TTGCAGGATAATCAGCAGGCGCTGGAAGAATTGCAAAAGAGCTTTGCTCAGGTATGTAAGGAAACTGGCTTTCTCAGCGATGAAATTCGTAATTTTTCATCATCATCGGTGGAATTGCGGGAAGAGATTGATCAGTTTCTTAGTTCATTTGAAGGCATATCCCGACTGGCTACCGCTATTTCAGCGACATCCGAACAAACAAACTTACTGGCATTGAACGCTGCAATTGAAGCTGCCAGAGCCGGTGAGGCTGGCAGAGGCTTTGCGGTTGTTGCGGATGAAGTTAAGAATCTGGCATTAAGCTCACAAAATAATGCCAAAGACATTAATGCTGATTTATCCGGGTTACAGAAACACGAAGTTTTGTTGCGGGAAAAAATCGACGTTATGTCGAATTCGATTGAGTCGGCGATGTCTTCGGTTTCAGAAACTAATCAGTCTGGCATGGCGAGTACGACTAACGATGCTTACCGACGTATTGAAAGTCTGTTTCATGGTATGGCCGATATCAGCCAGCGGACTACTCAGGAACTGAGCAATTTTGAGCGTATATCCGAACAGTTTGGGCAGGCACTACAGGATGCTGAAAAAGCCATCCATGGCTCTGCCGCTAACATGGAGATTGGTGATTCAATGGTTCAGTTGAGTGAGCAGGCGAAAGCAAACCTGAGCCAAGCCTAAGCCATTAACTGTTTGCATCTGAGTGTTTCATTGCCAGTAATAGCTGGCGGTGAAATTCTCTGATGGCACTTTCCTGCTGACTGGCATAAGCACCCACAGAGTACAGAGGGGATGCCAGTGACTTCTGTTGTTGCTCACATACGTAAATGTCTTCAGCCATAAAATCACCACTGGCTAATGGATCATTGTCGTTTGCCTGACGGGCCTGATTAGATTTATCAGCTTTTGTCCCTGGCTGTTTTTGATAATGGCTATAGCTATGCCATTCCTGTGTCCAGAAACGCCAGTCTGATGCTGGCATGACACGGGTGCGGGTAATCACTTTGGTTTTATTTGCAGCCAGAGGAATAATCCAGAAGATTGACCAGGACGATTCGTCTGCACC
The DNA window shown above is from Aliamphritea ceti and carries:
- a CDS encoding methyl-accepting chemotaxis protein, with the protein product MTAVFTNPVALKRAFFICLIIGSLLNLINQWSVFFADADYQWLPGLLTFCVPFCVSLFTSWLASPARAVNQTETIEQPPAEHPVLGDVGQLHGLSQQVLANATRVNGASKERLQFFEDLTQAVQSSIAELQAIVTTLQDNQQALEELQKSFAQVCKETGFLSDEIRNFSSSSVELREEIDQFLSSFEGISRLATAISATSEQTNLLALNAAIEAARAGEAGRGFAVVADEVKNLALSSQNNAKDINADLSGLQKHEVLLREKIDVMSNSIESAMSSVSETNQSGMASTTNDAYRRIESLFHGMADISQRTTQELSNFERISEQFGQALQDAEKAIHGSAANMEIGDSMVQLSEQAKANLSQA